From the Paenibacillus sp. MMS20-IR301 genome, the window ACACGGCGGGTCACGGTAACTTCGCTGAAATCCAGCGGCAGCACATGATCCTCATTATCCAGCGTAAGGGAGACTTCACCGTAATTGACCGCTTTGCGCGCATCGCTGCCGGCAAAAATAATATCTTCCATCTTGCCGCCGCGCAGCGATTTGGCACTCTGTTCGCCGAGCACCCAGCGTATGCCGTCGGAAATATTACTTTTGCCGCTGCCGTTCGGGCCGACTACAGCCGTAATTCCGCGTACAAATTCCATTTCCGTCTTATCGGCAAATGATTTAAAGCCAGCTAATTCGATCCGCTTCAGAAACATAACTCGCCTATCACCTCTAACCCATTATACCATAGCGTTTCCTTGCCTAAACAACCCCACAAAGTGGTGCACCCGCTTCGATGTTTACTCAAGTACTTCGCGGGGGCCCCAAAACATATAATTTCTGCTATTTCGAAAAGAGCAGCAAAAGTCTGACTTCCGCCTAAACGCCGGCATTCAGACTATTGCTGCTCTACTCCGCTTGCACCGCTATGCTGCTCTAGGCGCACTCAGGCACCGTCTTCCTTCAGACGCAGAAGTGCTGCCGCTGCAGCCTGCTGCTCCGCTTCCTTCTTGGAACGGCCGCTGCCGCTGCCCAGTGAACGGCTGGCCATATACACTTCAGAAACGAATTCGCGCTCGTGCGCCGGTCCGCGTTCTTCAATAATCCGATATTCCAGCGTACCCATACCATGATGCTGTATCAGTTCCTGAAGCTCTGTTTTGAAATCGCTCATTTGCATTTGCAGCTTACCGTCGGTTTCGACCAGCGGAAATACATGATCATCGAGGAATTTCCGGGCTGTTTCCAGACCCTGATCGAGATAGAGCGCTCCTACGAAGGCTTCGAACACATCGGCCAGCAGAGCCGGGCGGGTACGTCCGCCCGTAAGTTCTTCTCCTTTACCCAGCAGTACAAACCGTCCAAAACCGAGCGTCTCGGCGAAACGGACAAGTGACGGCTCACATACAATTGCGGCACGCAGCTTAGTCAGTTCACCTTCCGGCCGGTCCGGGAGCAGATTGTACAGATATTCGGACACCGTCAGCTCCAGCACCGCATCACCCAGAAATTCCAGGCGCTCATTATCCTGATGCTGATTGAACCGGTGTTCGTTCACATATGAAGCATGGGTAAAAGCCTGCTTTAGAAGTACAGAATCGTGAAATTGGATTTGAAGTTGGCTTTGTAACTGCTTCAGGTCTCCTTTCACTGCACTGTCCCCTTACTTGTTGTATTTTTTGAGAATAACGGTAGCGTTATGCCCTCCGAATCCAAATGAATTGGACATTACGATTTTCAGATCTGCCTTGCGCGGTACGTTTGGCACATAGTCCAAATCACATTCCGGGTCCTGGTTGTCCAAATTGATCGTAGGGGCAATTATGCCGTTCTGCAGGGAAAGTCCGCAGATAATCGCTTCCACACCGCCGGCAGCGCCAAGCAAGTGGCCTGTCATCGATTTGGTCGAGCTGATGGCTACCTTGTATGCGTGCTCACCCAGCGCTTTTTTGACAGCGGCTGTTTCGGACTTGTCACCGACTGGCGTAGATGTACCATGCGCATTGATGTAGTCGATCTCTTCAGGTTTGATTCCGGCATCGCGGATCGCCATCTTCATGCAGCGCGCTGCACCGTCAGGGTCCGGCTCTGTCATATGGTGGGCATCAGCACTCAGGCCGTAACCGATTACTTCAGCGTAGATCTTGGCTCCGCGTTTCTCGGCGTGCTCAAGGGACTCCAGGATCAGAATTCCGGCACCTTCGCCCATTACGAAACCGTCACGGTCCGTATCAAACGGACGGCTGGCCTTCTCCGGCTCATCATTACGGGTTGACATCGCTCTCATCGCGCAAAAGCCTGCCATTCCGGTTGGACGGATAGTCGCTTCAGCACCGCCGCAGATCATCGCATCGGCATCACCGCGCTGAATCAGACGGAAGGATTCTCCGATGGAGTGGCTTCCGGTTGCACAAGCAGTTACTGTCGTTGTATTCGGTCCTTTGGCACCCAGATTAATCGACAGCTGGCCTGAGCCCATGTTGGCGATCATCATTGGAATGAAGAACGGGCTAACCCGTTTCGGACCTTTTTCGAG encodes:
- the rnc gene encoding ribonuclease III → MKGDLKQLQSQLQIQFHDSVLLKQAFTHASYVNEHRFNQHQDNERLEFLGDAVLELTVSEYLYNLLPDRPEGELTKLRAAIVCEPSLVRFAETLGFGRFVLLGKGEELTGGRTRPALLADVFEAFVGALYLDQGLETARKFLDDHVFPLVETDGKLQMQMSDFKTELQELIQHHGMGTLEYRIIEERGPAHEREFVSEVYMASRSLGSGSGRSKKEAEQQAAAAALLRLKEDGA
- the fabF gene encoding beta-ketoacyl-ACP synthase II; the encoded protein is MSHRVVVTGMGVITSLGKDLGTFWDSLMSGKSGVSLVEAFDVSDYTTRIAASVKDFDAEERFGRKEARKMDRFVQFAVAAGEDALRDSGLKIGEDIDAERIGVSVGSGIGGLGTWEDNHNLLLEKGPKRVSPFFIPMMIANMGSGQLSINLGAKGPNTTTVTACATGSHSIGESFRLIQRGDADAMICGGAEATIRPTGMAGFCAMRAMSTRNDEPEKASRPFDTDRDGFVMGEGAGILILESLEHAEKRGAKIYAEVIGYGLSADAHHMTEPDPDGAARCMKMAIRDAGIKPEEIDYINAHGTSTPVGDKSETAAVKKALGEHAYKVAISSTKSMTGHLLGAAGGVEAIICGLSLQNGIIAPTINLDNQDPECDLDYVPNVPRKADLKIVMSNSFGFGGHNATVILKKYNK